A stretch of Malus sylvestris chromosome 11, drMalSylv7.2, whole genome shotgun sequence DNA encodes these proteins:
- the LOC126589058 gene encoding uncharacterized protein LOC126589058 isoform X2, with translation MPGYFVYKSGNFGSWVLCEYIQGMAEVGESSGAKPCEEFWAKLVPSDSRYPDVEISSREIVVCSEILFSSIRKCKWCKISMDAEHAICCNCLNIWHDVVTVAPCFHNFCNGCFSEWLKRSLEKRSSVLCPHCRAVVQFVGRNHFLLNVVDEILQADSSLKRTNDEVAILDSYATIQSNLVVKRAHSQVMKKLIIHQIHALNVVLNMVGSAAIKPLSICNVKHAEE, from the exons ATGCCTGGATATTTTGTGTACAAATCTGGAAATTTTG GTTCCTGGGTCCTTTGTGAATATATTCAAGGGATGGCAGAAGTTGGAGAGAGCTCGGGTGCAAAACCCTGTGAAGAATTCTGGGCCAAGCTCGTTCCATCAGACTCGAGATATCCGGATGTTGAGATTAGTTCACGTGAGATTGTAGTTTGCTCAGAGATCTTGTTCTCTTCTATTCGCaaatgcaagtggtgcaagatTTCTATGGATGCCGAGCATGCAATATGCTGCAATTGCTTGAACATATGGCATGATGTAGTTACCGTTGCTCCTTGCTTCCATAATTTCTGTAATGGATGCTTCTCAGAGTGGTTAAAGAGATCACTGGAGAAACGTTCAAGTGTACTCTGTCCCCATTGTCGAGCAGTTGTACAGTTTGTTGGAAGAAATCACTTCTTGCTTAACGTTGTGGATGAAATACTACAAGCTGATTCTTCACTAAAACGCACCAATGATGAAGTGGCAATTTTAGACTCTTATGCAACAATACAATCTAATCTTGTCGTAAAAAGGGCTCACTCCCAGGTGATGAAGAAGCTGATAATCCATCAAATCCATGCCCTCAATGTGGTACTGAATATGGTGGGTTCTGCTGCAATCAAACCACTATCCATCTGCAATGTCAAGCATGCGGAGGAATGA
- the LOC126589054 gene encoding anthranilate synthase alpha subunit 2, chloroplastic-like yields the protein MRVLICAIDFTAADESEKFVEASKKGNLIPLSRSIFSDHLTPVLAYRCLVKEDDRDAPSFLFESVEPGSNDSNVGRYSVIGAQPSIEIVAKENMVTIMDHREGCRTEEIVEDPMTVPRRIMEGWTPQLLDELPEAFCGGWVGYFSYDTVRYVEKKKLPFPSAPPDDRNLPDVHLGLYDDVIVFDHVDKKAHVIHWVQLDQYSSVDEAFNDGINRLETLLSRVHDIITPRLPAGSIEFNTQLFGTKLEDSSLTSEEYKEAVLEAKEHILAGDIFQIVLSQRFERRTFADPFEIYRALRIVNPSPYMTYLQARGCILVASSPEILTRVKKKTITNRPLAGTVRRGKTPKEDLMLEKQLLNDEKQCAEHIMLVDLGRNDVGKVSKPGSVKVEELMNIERYSHVMHISSTVTGELLDDLTSWDVLRTALPVGTVSGAPKVKAMELIDKLEVTRRGPYSGGFGGISFSGNMDIALALRTIVFPTSFRYDTMYSYKDANKRREWVAHLQAGAGIVADSDPADEQRECENKAAALARAIDLAESSFVDN from the exons ATGCGAGTTTTGATTTGTGCGATTGATTTTACTGCAGCCGACGAATCAGAGAAGTTTGTAGAAGCCTCGAAGAAGGGGAATTTAATTCCTCTGTCTCGGAGCATATTCTCAGATCATCTAACTCCTGTTCTTGCTTACCGGTGTCTGGTTAAGGAGGATGATAGAGATGCTCCAAGTTTTCTGTTTGAGTCAGTTGAGCCGGGTTCCAACGACTCCAATGTT GGCCGGTACAGTGTTATTGGTGCCCAACCATCCATTGAAATCGTGGCTAAGGAGAACATGGTTACCATTATGGACCACAGAGAAGGTTGTAGGACAGAGGAGATCGTGGAGGATCCAATGACTGTTCCTCGGAGAATCATGGAGGGATGGACACCCCAACTTCTTGATGAACTTCCAGAAGCATTTTGTG GTGGCTGGGTTGGGTACTTCTCTTATGATACAGTACGttatgttgaaaagaaaaagctgCCATTTCCGAGTGCACCACCAGATGATAGAAATCTTCCTGATGTTCATCTTGGTCTTTATGACGATGTGATAGTGTTCGATCATGTGGACAAG AAAGCACATGTAATTCACTGGGTGCAATTAGATCAATATTCTTCTGTTGACGAGGCCTTCAATGATGGAATAAATAGATTGGAAACATTGCTATCTAGAGTGCATGACATTATCAC CCCTAGGCTGCCTGCAGGTTCAATAGAGTTCAACACTCAACTTTTTGGTACTAAATTGGAGGACTCAAGCTTGACAAGTGAGGAATATAAGGAGGCAGTTTTGGAAGCTAAAGAACACATTCTAGCTGGGGATATATTTCAGATTGTATTAAGCCAGCGTTTTGAGAGGCGAACATTTGCAGACCCATTTGAAATTTACCGAGCATTGAGGATAGTTAATCCAAGTCCATATATGACTTATTTACAG GCTAGAGGCTGTATTCTGGTTGCTTCAAGTCCAGAAATTCTGACACGTGTCAAGAAG AAAACGATCACCAACCGGCCTCTTGCTGGGACAGTTAGAAGAGGAAAAACACCTAAAGAAGATTTAATGCTGGAAAAGCAGCTTTTGAATGATGAAAAGCAATGTGCAGAGCATATTATGCTTGTAGACTTGGGAAGGAATGATGTTGGGAAG GTCTCAAAACCTGGTTCTGTGAAGGTTGAGGAGCTCATGAACATTGAGCGTTATTCCCATGTCATGCACATAAGTTCAACA GTTACTGGAGAGTTACTTGATGATTTAACTAGCTGGGATGTTCTGCGTACTGCGTTGCCGGTTGGGACAGTCAGTGGAGCACCGAAG GTGAAAGCCATGGAGCTGATCGATAAGCTAGAAGTGACTAGACGTGGTCCATACAGTGGTGGCTTTGGGGGAATTTCGTTTTCTGGCAACATGGACATTGCCCTTGCTCTGAGAACTATTGTTTTTCCAACTAGCTTTCGGTATGATACAATGTATTCATACAAGGACGCAAACAAGCGCAGAGAGTGGGTCGCTCATCTCCAAGCCGGGGCAGGAATTGTTGCTGACAGTGATCCAGCCGATGAGCAGAGGGAGTGCGAGAACAAAGCTGCTGCTCTTGCGCGCGCTATTGATCTGGCGGAGTCCTCGTTCGTTGATAATTGA